In Pedobacter sp. SL55, the following proteins share a genomic window:
- a CDS encoding GIN domain-containing protein: MKTSIKNLFVVALGLVTISTSAFANDNKENAKNNVSANKVTILNEVKNINKIVASGNVEIFVVQAPTESVKVYDSYYSKNALVQQKDGVLRISSFEAAPLTVTVYVRNISSIEATDNASVKTYGKVNFLSLDVLLKDKATAEINANTVNLFTSVKDQASLKLSGTTEEHYALMGTAAKMTTGNFVAGTSDVKSIAPVYSAQAKVVAKTLEAIAANDEMLLGK, encoded by the coding sequence ATGAAAACTTCTATTAAAAATTTATTCGTGGTAGCATTAGGTTTAGTAACCATTTCTACATCAGCATTTGCAAATGACAACAAAGAAAATGCAAAAAACAATGTAAGCGCTAACAAAGTAACCATCTTAAACGAGGTAAAAAATATCAACAAAATTGTAGCTTCAGGTAATGTAGAAATATTTGTGGTACAAGCACCCACAGAAAGCGTAAAAGTGTACGATAGCTATTACTCAAAAAATGCGTTGGTGCAGCAAAAAGATGGTGTGTTGCGCATCAGTTCTTTTGAAGCGGCGCCGCTAACAGTAACGGTTTATGTTCGTAATATCTCATCTATCGAAGCAACAGATAACGCCTCAGTAAAAACTTACGGAAAAGTGAACTTTTTAAGCTTAGATGTGTTATTGAAAGACAAAGCAACGGCAGAAATTAACGCCAACACGGTTAACCTTTTTACTTCGGTAAAAGACCAAGCCAGCTTAAAATTGAGCGGCACTACAGAAGAGCACTACGCTTTAATGGGTACAGCAGCGAAGATGACAACAGGTAACTTTGTAGCTGGCACATCGGATGTGAAATCTATTGCTCCAGTCTATAGCGCACAGGCAAAAGTAGTTGCGAAAACTTTAGAAGCAATTGCCGCAAATGATGAGATGCTTTTGGGTAAATAA
- a CDS encoding aldehyde dehydrogenase family protein: protein MKPDISSILAQLGIAGFNPSYSTGSKWSHAADGEHIHSMSPVDGEKIASVFAASMKEYDHVISTAQEAYKVWNKVPAPKRGEIVRQFGDALRKKKTALGTLVSYEMGKSLQEGLGEVQEMIDICDFAVGLSRQLYGLTIASERQSHRMMEQWHPLGVVGIISAFNFPVAVWSWNAALAWVCGNVCVWKPSEKTPITAIACQRIAEEVFAANDIPEGVSCLIIGDAEIGKLMSADTRVPLVSATGSTRMGKAVAMQVANRLGKTILELGGNNAIIISKDADLDMALIGAVFGAVGTAGQRCTSTRRLIIHESVYETFKAKLVKAYGQLRIGNPLDQNNHVGPLIDKDAVNAYLASIEKCKAEGGKFVIEGGVLAGDEYSSDCYVKPCIAEVENDYDIVQHETFAPILYLIKYNDLEEAIALQNAVPQGLSSAIMTLNLREAEQFLSAQGSDCGIANVNIGTSGAEIGGAFGGEKETGGGRESGSDAWKAYMRRQTNTINYSNTLPLAQGIKFDL, encoded by the coding sequence ATGAAACCAGATATTAGTTCAATTTTAGCACAATTAGGTATTGCAGGATTTAATCCTTCATATAGTACAGGAAGCAAATGGAGCCACGCAGCAGATGGCGAGCATATCCACAGCATGTCGCCAGTAGATGGCGAAAAAATTGCTTCGGTTTTTGCCGCTTCTATGAAAGAGTACGACCATGTGATTAGCACTGCACAAGAGGCTTATAAAGTTTGGAATAAAGTACCGGCTCCTAAACGAGGCGAAATTGTTCGTCAGTTTGGAGATGCGCTGAGAAAGAAAAAAACTGCTTTAGGCACTTTGGTAAGCTACGAAATGGGTAAAAGCTTACAGGAAGGTTTAGGTGAAGTACAAGAGATGATCGATATCTGCGATTTCGCAGTAGGTTTATCGCGACAACTGTACGGTTTAACCATTGCTAGCGAACGCCAGAGCCATAGAATGATGGAGCAATGGCATCCACTTGGTGTGGTAGGCATTATTTCTGCATTCAATTTCCCCGTAGCAGTTTGGAGCTGGAATGCAGCTTTAGCTTGGGTTTGCGGCAATGTTTGTGTTTGGAAACCATCAGAAAAAACACCGATCACAGCCATTGCTTGTCAGCGTATAGCAGAAGAAGTTTTTGCAGCGAATGATATTCCCGAGGGCGTTTCTTGTCTAATTATTGGCGATGCCGAAATAGGAAAACTGATGAGCGCCGATACCCGTGTGCCTTTAGTTTCTGCTACAGGCTCTACCCGAATGGGAAAAGCTGTGGCCATGCAGGTAGCCAACCGTTTGGGCAAAACCATTTTAGAATTAGGTGGTAACAATGCCATCATCATTTCTAAAGATGCGGATCTAGATATGGCCTTAATTGGTGCTGTTTTTGGCGCTGTGGGTACTGCTGGTCAGCGTTGTACTTCTACACGCAGGTTAATCATCCACGAAAGTGTGTACGAAACTTTTAAAGCGAAACTGGTAAAAGCTTACGGACAGTTGCGCATTGGCAACCCTTTAGATCAAAATAACCATGTTGGTCCGCTGATTGATAAAGATGCAGTTAACGCTTACCTCGCTTCTATAGAAAAATGTAAAGCCGAAGGTGGCAAATTTGTAATAGAAGGTGGTGTGCTAGCAGGCGACGAATACAGCTCGGATTGCTATGTAAAACCTTGCATTGCCGAGGTAGAAAACGACTACGACATTGTACAACACGAAACTTTTGCGCCAATTCTTTACTTAATTAAGTATAACGATTTGGAAGAGGCAATTGCTTTACAAAATGCAGTGCCACAAGGTTTATCATCTGCCATTATGACCTTGAATTTGCGTGAAGCAGAGCAGTTCCTATCTGCGCAAGGTTCTGATTGCGGTATTGCCAACGTAAACATCGGCACTTCTGGTGCTGAAATTGGTGGCGCTTTTGGTGGCGAGAAAGAAACTGGCGGCGGTAGAGAAAGTGGTTCTGACGCTTGGAAAGCTTACATGCGCCGACAAACGAATACCATTAATTACTCGAATACTTTGCCGTTAGCGCAGGGAATAAAGTTTGATTTGTAA
- a CDS encoding nuclear transport factor 2 family protein, producing MNKLKMLLAMLCCTITISAFAQNNEEEAIKKTINQLFDGMRKADSNLVKQAFSEGAILQTIAKTKDGKALVKSADLNSFIASIAKPHPEIYDERIAFTKILIDDNLASVWTDYKFYIGDRFSHCGVNSFQLVKTENGWKIVYLIDTRRKENCN from the coding sequence ATGAATAAACTGAAAATGCTATTGGCAATGCTCTGTTGTACAATAACGATATCGGCTTTTGCCCAAAATAACGAAGAAGAAGCCATCAAGAAAACCATTAACCAATTATTTGACGGCATGCGAAAAGCAGATAGCAATTTAGTTAAACAAGCATTTAGTGAAGGTGCCATTTTGCAAACTATTGCCAAAACAAAAGATGGAAAAGCCTTGGTTAAAAGTGCTGATTTGAATTCGTTTATAGCCAGCATTGCCAAACCCCATCCAGAAATTTACGATGAAAGGATTGCATTTACAAAGATATTAATAGACGATAACTTGGCCAGCGTTTGGACAGATTACAAGTTTTATATTGGCGATAGGTTTAGCCACTGCGGCGTAAACTCTTTTCAATTGGTAAAAACAGAAAATGGATGGAAAATTGTGTATTTGATAGACACAAGGAGGAAGGAAAATTGTAATTGA
- a CDS encoding tetratricopeptide repeat protein — protein MEEEFEFDFNEDAQNSVERYEEMIRNEDQYFFDAQAFEYIIDNYIEKNDPVKALEVIDFALNQHPYAAVFLIKQAQLLLFTNEVDRAFAALEKAEMLEASEADIYVLRGNIYQNMDRHAEALENYEKALTLAETTDEILLQIAYVYQNMHDYENAIVYIKRSLEQNMENKDGLYELAFCYDILDKQEESIQFYQEYIDSDPYSYAAWYNLANSFHKLELYEKAIDAYDYAILIKENFSSAYFNKGNALVQLDKYDEAIEVYKQTFEYEPPNADTYCAIGECYEKLEQMGEARSYYKKSVKMDPKMADAWFGIGVTLNFEERFFESLHFYKKALDLDNENADFWFAMADAYYKLGQIDESIEAYYKVLEYNPVDVEAWLDFSTVLYEQGRLVEASETMLDAIKNNPDAAELYYRMVAYMFALGKVQEGVEYLQTALQIDPDKHYILFEYLPQLQNNSTIVAIISNYIK, from the coding sequence ATGGAAGAAGAATTTGAATTTGATTTTAATGAAGATGCGCAAAATTCGGTAGAACGTTATGAAGAAATGATCCGTAACGAGGATCAGTATTTTTTTGATGCGCAAGCTTTTGAATATATTATAGATAATTACATTGAAAAGAACGATCCGGTAAAGGCATTGGAGGTAATTGATTTTGCCCTTAACCAACACCCGTACGCTGCGGTTTTTTTAATTAAACAAGCACAACTATTGCTGTTTACCAACGAGGTAGATAGGGCTTTTGCGGCATTAGAAAAAGCCGAAATGTTGGAAGCTTCTGAAGCGGACATATATGTGCTAAGGGGAAATATCTACCAAAACATGGATCGCCATGCCGAAGCTTTAGAAAACTACGAAAAAGCACTTACGCTAGCAGAAACTACAGATGAAATTTTATTGCAAATTGCCTACGTGTATCAAAACATGCACGATTATGAAAATGCAATTGTTTACATCAAGCGTAGCTTAGAGCAAAACATGGAAAACAAAGACGGGCTTTATGAGCTGGCTTTTTGTTACGATATTTTAGACAAGCAGGAAGAAAGCATCCAGTTTTACCAAGAATATATTGATAGCGACCCATATTCTTACGCGGCATGGTACAATTTGGCAAATTCGTTTCATAAGTTAGAGCTTTACGAAAAAGCTATTGATGCTTATGATTATGCAATTTTAATTAAAGAGAATTTTTCATCGGCCTATTTTAATAAAGGAAACGCTTTAGTACAGTTAGATAAGTACGATGAAGCTATTGAAGTTTACAAACAGACTTTTGAATACGAACCACCTAATGCAGATACCTATTGTGCCATTGGCGAATGCTATGAAAAATTGGAGCAAATGGGAGAGGCAAGGTCTTACTACAAAAAATCTGTAAAAATGGATCCCAAAATGGCCGATGCCTGGTTTGGAATTGGCGTAACGCTCAATTTTGAAGAGCGCTTTTTCGAATCGCTTCATTTCTATAAAAAAGCTTTAGATCTTGATAACGAAAATGCTGATTTTTGGTTTGCCATGGCCGATGCTTATTATAAATTAGGGCAAATTGATGAATCAATCGAAGCGTATTATAAAGTGTTGGAGTATAATCCAGTAGATGTAGAGGCTTGGCTAGATTTCTCTACCGTTTTATACGAGCAAGGTAGATTGGTAGAAGCATCAGAAACGATGTTGGATGCCATTAAAAACAACCCAGATGCTGCCGAATTATACTATAGAATGGTGGCTTATATGTTTGCTTTAGGCAAAGTACAAGAGGGTGTAGAGTATTTACAAACAGCTTTACAGATAGATCCGGATAAGCATTATATTTTATTTGAATACTTGCCTCAGTTACAAAATAACAGCACAATTGTGGCAATAATAAGCAACTACATCAAATAA
- a CDS encoding phosphosulfolactate synthase, which translates to MNYTLNNIPERTVKPRQKGLTMVMDKGLSLRQVEDFLEVAGTHTDIVKLGWATSYVTPNLKEKLALYRSAGIPVYFGGTLFEAFAIRNQFEDYQRVLDEFGMEYAEVSDGSMDIVHEEKCEYIAKLAKQVTVISEVGSKDATKIFAPYKWIQLMKAEIEAGSWKVIAEAREGGNVGIYRGTGEVREGLVDEILTQIPDERIIWEAPQKEQQVWFIKLIGTNVNLGNIAPAEVIPLETIRLGLRGDTFDYFLNK; encoded by the coding sequence ATGAATTATACGTTAAACAATATTCCTGAACGTACGGTTAAGCCTCGTCAAAAAGGTTTAACCATGGTAATGGACAAGGGCTTAAGTTTAAGACAGGTTGAAGATTTCTTAGAAGTTGCTGGTACGCACACAGATATTGTGAAATTGGGTTGGGCAACTTCGTATGTTACCCCAAATTTAAAAGAAAAGCTGGCTTTATACCGCAGTGCGGGCATTCCTGTCTACTTTGGCGGTACTTTGTTCGAAGCATTTGCTATCCGTAACCAGTTTGAAGATTACCAAAGAGTATTAGATGAATTTGGAATGGAATACGCCGAAGTTTCTGATGGATCAATGGATATTGTTCACGAAGAAAAATGTGAATACATTGCTAAGTTAGCTAAACAAGTGACGGTAATTTCTGAAGTTGGTTCTAAAGATGCCACTAAGATTTTTGCTCCGTATAAATGGATACAGTTAATGAAAGCAGAAATTGAAGCGGGTTCATGGAAGGTAATTGCCGAAGCAAGAGAAGGCGGAAACGTGGGTATTTATCGCGGTACAGGCGAAGTGAGAGAAGGATTGGTAGATGAGATTTTAACCCAAATACCCGATGAACGTATCATTTGGGAAGCCCCACAAAAAGAGCAACAAGTTTGGTTTATCAAACTAATTGGTACTAATGTAAATTTAGGCAACATTGCTCCAGCCGAAGTAATTCCTTTAGAAACTATACGCTTAGGTTTACGTGGCGATACTTTTGACTATTTCTTAAATAAATAA
- the aroE gene encoding shikimate dehydrogenase (AroE; catalyzes the conversion of shikimate to 3-dehydroshikimate) — protein sequence MTRCLIYDMRTFGLIGFPLSASFSKQFFADKFKAEGITNCRYELHPIPQAKELLDLIEADPKLCGINVTIPHKVSVLPFLTELDDASEKIGAVNCIAIDQSGEKPHLKGYNTDVYGFEESLKPLLKPHHTKALIFGDGGAAKAVKYVFNQLNIPFISVVRNAQPDAVLYSSVTKEVLDEYTILVNTTPLGMFPNVDSFPPIPYQHLTEKHLAYDLVYNPEETAFLTRVKEQGGTIKNGLEMLHLQAERSWDIWNS from the coding sequence ATGACGAGATGTTTAATTTACGATATGAGAACTTTTGGTTTAATTGGCTTTCCGCTTTCTGCGTCTTTTTCTAAGCAATTTTTTGCAGATAAGTTTAAAGCAGAAGGAATTACAAATTGTAGGTACGAACTGCACCCTATTCCGCAGGCCAAAGAATTGCTAGATTTAATTGAGGCCGACCCTAAGCTTTGTGGAATTAACGTGACTATTCCCCATAAAGTAAGTGTATTACCCTTTTTAACAGAACTGGATGATGCCTCTGAGAAAATTGGTGCTGTAAATTGTATTGCAATTGATCAATCTGGCGAAAAACCTCACTTGAAAGGATACAATACAGATGTTTACGGTTTTGAAGAATCACTGAAACCTTTGTTGAAACCACATCATACCAAAGCGTTGATATTTGGCGATGGCGGTGCGGCTAAAGCAGTAAAATATGTTTTTAACCAATTGAATATTCCGTTTATTTCTGTGGTTAGAAATGCACAGCCAGATGCCGTTTTATACTCTAGCGTAACTAAAGAGGTTTTAGACGAATACACTATTTTAGTGAATACTACCCCATTGGGGATGTTCCCAAATGTAGATTCTTTTCCGCCAATTCCTTACCAACATTTAACAGAAAAGCATTTGGCTTACGATTTGGTTTATAACCCAGAAGAAACTGCATTTTTAACCAGAGTGAAAGAGCAAGGCGGAACCATAAAAAATGGCTTAGAAATGCTACATTTACAAGCAGAGCGTTCTTGGGATATTTGGAACTCCTAA
- the gldD gene encoding gliding motility lipoprotein GldD: MQNVTAITTKKTLCLLCALWLITAAFVSCTNENVSTPKPKGYFRINFPKKQYQVFNEGCAYSFSYPTYAKLEADTDKNAAPCWMNLNFPQFNGVLHITYYDVFSPKTYNEMTENARTLAMKHTIKADAIDQRIINYPDKKVYGIYYSIAGNTASSVQFFLTDSVNHYLRGALYFNERPRYDSIQPVVKFIKQDIDKLIETFHWKK, translated from the coding sequence ATGCAGAATGTTACCGCTATAACAACAAAAAAAACTTTGTGTCTTTTGTGTGCTTTGTGGTTGATAACGGCAGCATTTGTTTCTTGTACAAACGAAAACGTATCCACACCAAAACCTAAAGGTTACTTCCGTATCAATTTCCCTAAAAAACAATATCAAGTTTTTAATGAAGGCTGTGCTTATAGTTTTAGCTACCCCACTTATGCCAAATTAGAGGCCGATACCGATAAAAATGCAGCCCCTTGCTGGATGAATTTAAACTTTCCGCAATTTAATGGGGTATTGCACATTACTTATTATGACGTTTTTTCTCCTAAAACCTACAACGAAATGACGGAGAATGCACGTACTTTGGCCATGAAGCATACTATTAAAGCCGATGCCATCGACCAACGTATCATCAATTATCCTGATAAGAAAGTTTATGGCATTTACTACAGCATCGCTGGAAATACGGCATCGTCGGTACAGTTTTTTTTAACTGATAGTGTAAACCATTATTTACGTGGTGCGCTGTATTTTAACGAGCGTCCGCGATATGATTCTATTCAGCCAGTAGTTAAATTTATTAAACAAGATATCGATAAGCTGATAGAAACTTTTCATTGGAAGAAATAG
- a CDS encoding MBL fold metallo-hydrolase, with protein MINLQQFTFNPYQENTYVLYDETGECVIIDPGMYEGFEQNQLVSFIKEKGLTPVLLLNTHCHIDHVLGNKFVYDQWGLKPQFHRGELILLHRVVSYAPQMGFNYQVSPEPEIFLEEKGTVSFGNSQLELIFAPGHSPAHLCFYAKQENFLIGGDVLFFRSIGRTDLPGGNHQQLIESIKTNVFALPDDCEVFPGHGPSTTIGYEKVNNPFLVG; from the coding sequence ATGATTAACCTACAGCAATTTACTTTTAACCCCTATCAAGAAAATACCTACGTTTTGTATGATGAAACTGGCGAATGTGTGATTATAGATCCAGGGATGTACGAAGGGTTTGAGCAAAACCAATTGGTAAGTTTCATTAAAGAAAAAGGTTTAACACCGGTTTTATTGCTGAATACGCATTGCCATATCGACCACGTATTGGGCAATAAATTTGTTTACGACCAATGGGGATTAAAGCCGCAATTCCACAGAGGCGAGCTGATTTTGCTCCATCGAGTAGTAAGTTATGCCCCGCAAATGGGTTTCAACTATCAAGTTTCGCCAGAACCTGAAATATTTTTGGAAGAAAAAGGAACAGTTTCGTTCGGTAACAGTCAGCTAGAATTGATATTTGCGCCAGGTCATTCGCCAGCACATTTGTGTTTCTATGCTAAGCAGGAAAATTTCTTAATTGGTGGCGATGTACTGTTTTTCCGTAGCATTGGGCGTACAGATTTGCCAGGTGGTAACCACCAACAACTCATAGAAAGCATTAAAACCAACGTATTTGCCTTACCAGATGATTGTGAGGTTTTTCCGGGGCATGGACCAAGTACAACAATTGGTTACGAGAAAGTGAATAATCCGTTTTTGGTAGGGTAA
- a CDS encoding peptidase domain-containing ABC transporter, with protein MPSKSELKKYKRALVLQQDQTDCGVACLLSLVNFYGGTGSLEKLRELSGTDTVGTTLLGLYQCAQKTGFDADAYETDLQQLKLIEKPCILHVVNEGNLQHYIICFSYTRSHLEELEGTFTIGDPAKGIITLSENELEKIWQSKTLLTLSPNQSFTLNEQETKAKWQWFKALIKPDLNILALTMLLGIIATILGLAIAIFSQKLIDQIIPSGNTTRLITSLIVLFFVLLMRTGISYIRTHFLLLQSKDFNNRIVGNFFNALVYLPKSFFDTRKTGDMITRMQDTSRIQRNIAFITGSFFIDIIILLSTSFFLITYSKTIAIITFCFIPAIVLLILSYSKPIKKHQQEVMAYSGINQSNYIDTFNGISVIKQHLLETTFTQKIKNVYGSLQEKTLAMGKMGNRFTVMNDILGIILNIVLIATASFMVLNKQLKVGEMMAVISLSGSLIPAVARLSQINLQLQEAKVAFDRMYDFSSIQPEFVEEKITLIEFAQLEVKNISFRFAGRKPILKDVSVNLKKGEMIALLGESGCGKSTTLAILEKCYEIENGEITVNGTLLNHLYTPSWRNILAVVPQEIKLFNGSVIENIALCLNPLAEMSKVVRFCRDLGIEPFIMQLPQGYFTIIGEEGINLSGGQKQVIAICRALYKNPQILLLDEATSAMDRNTEHFILNLIKKEQLKGLSVLMVTHKASAAKLADRIYVIENGVTNVQGTPKELAATNNFFSQLIMDTNI; from the coding sequence ATGCCAAGTAAGTCAGAATTAAAAAAATACAAAAGGGCTTTGGTTTTACAGCAAGACCAGACTGATTGCGGTGTAGCTTGTCTACTTAGCTTGGTAAATTTTTATGGAGGCACTGGCAGCTTAGAGAAACTACGGGAATTGAGCGGCACTGATACCGTTGGCACTACTTTGCTAGGTTTATACCAATGTGCACAAAAAACTGGCTTTGATGCAGACGCCTATGAAACAGACCTGCAACAACTCAAGCTAATTGAAAAGCCTTGCATATTACATGTAGTAAACGAAGGTAATCTGCAACACTACATCATTTGTTTTTCTTATACTCGTTCCCATTTGGAGGAATTGGAAGGAACTTTTACTATCGGCGACCCTGCAAAAGGCATCATAACGCTTAGCGAAAATGAGTTAGAAAAAATTTGGCAAAGTAAAACCTTATTAACGCTAAGCCCAAATCAAAGTTTTACCCTTAACGAACAAGAAACCAAAGCAAAATGGCAATGGTTTAAAGCACTAATTAAACCAGACTTAAATATTTTAGCGTTAACTATGCTATTGGGTATTATTGCCACCATATTGGGTTTAGCTATAGCCATATTTTCACAGAAACTCATAGACCAAATTATACCCTCTGGAAATACAACCAGACTAATTACTTCGTTGATTGTACTGTTTTTTGTGTTATTAATGCGCACAGGTATAAGCTATATTAGAACACATTTTCTATTGCTACAGAGCAAAGATTTTAACAACCGTATAGTTGGCAATTTTTTTAATGCTTTGGTTTACCTTCCAAAATCTTTTTTTGATACCCGCAAAACAGGGGATATGATTACCCGAATGCAAGACACTTCCCGTATCCAACGTAACATTGCCTTTATTACAGGTTCATTTTTTATAGATATTATCATCCTGCTGTCTACTTCCTTCTTTCTTATTACCTACTCCAAAACAATTGCTATCATTACTTTTTGCTTTATTCCTGCAATTGTTTTGCTAATACTGAGTTACAGCAAGCCTATTAAAAAACATCAACAAGAAGTAATGGCTTACAGCGGTATTAACCAAAGCAACTATATAGACACTTTTAATGGTATTTCGGTTATTAAGCAACATCTGCTCGAAACTACATTTACCCAAAAGATAAAAAATGTATATGGCAGTCTTCAAGAAAAAACGTTAGCTATGGGCAAAATGGGTAATCGCTTTACAGTAATGAACGACATATTGGGTATTATCTTAAATATAGTGCTAATTGCCACCGCCTCTTTTATGGTACTAAATAAACAACTTAAAGTTGGCGAAATGATGGCTGTTATATCACTTTCAGGATCTTTAATCCCAGCAGTAGCAAGATTATCTCAAATTAACTTACAGTTACAAGAAGCTAAAGTAGCTTTCGATAGAATGTATGATTTCAGTTCTATACAACCAGAATTTGTTGAAGAAAAAATTACACTCATAGAATTTGCTCAACTAGAAGTAAAAAATATCTCGTTCAGATTTGCTGGGCGAAAACCGATATTAAAAGATGTAAGCGTTAACCTGAAAAAAGGCGAAATGATTGCGTTGCTAGGAGAAAGCGGATGCGGAAAAAGTACAACATTAGCCATCTTAGAAAAATGCTATGAAATTGAAAATGGAGAAATTACTGTTAACGGAACACTATTAAATCATCTCTACACTCCCTCTTGGCGCAATATTCTTGCAGTGGTTCCACAAGAAATAAAACTATTTAATGGCTCTGTAATAGAAAACATTGCACTTTGTTTAAATCCTTTAGCAGAGATGAGCAAAGTTGTACGCTTTTGTAGAGATTTAGGTATAGAGCCATTTATCATGCAATTACCCCAAGGTTATTTCACAATTATAGGAGAAGAAGGAATTAACCTATCTGGAGGACAAAAACAGGTTATAGCGATATGTAGAGCACTTTATAAAAACCCTCAAATATTGTTATTGGATGAAGCTACTAGTGCCATGGATAGAAATACAGAGCATTTCATACTCAACCTCATAAAAAAAGAACAACTTAAAGGCCTTTCGGTATTAATGGTCACACACAAAGCATCTGCTGCTAAATTAGCTGACCGCATTTATGTGATTGAAAATGGTGTAACTAATGTACAGGGTACTCCAAAAGAACTGGCAGCTACTAATAACTTTTTCAGCCAATTGATAATGGACACTAACATTTAA
- a CDS encoding peroxiredoxin family protein, translated as MSKKFYLFCAILICLLATMLYFITVKIKAQPNAAQLPNFTFKTLNGQPFTQKQLPEKEHHLILYFSPDCHYCTDEMDDIIKNKDWFAQCYILLVSPSSIQQLNAYHQYLVNKGIKYQILSDSKYQFSNYFGPANIPTSYLYSRNKQLVKKFNGGTTAKNIYSFINAK; from the coding sequence ATGAGTAAAAAATTCTACCTGTTTTGCGCCATTTTAATTTGTCTATTGGCAACTATGCTTTATTTTATCACAGTAAAAATAAAGGCTCAACCCAATGCAGCACAGTTACCTAATTTTACTTTTAAAACCTTAAACGGGCAGCCATTTACCCAAAAGCAGTTACCAGAAAAAGAGCATCATTTAATTTTATACTTTTCGCCAGATTGCCATTATTGCACCGATGAAATGGATGATATCATTAAGAATAAAGATTGGTTTGCCCAATGTTATATTTTATTGGTATCTCCTTCCAGCATTCAACAACTCAACGCCTATCACCAATATCTTGTCAATAAAGGCATCAAATACCAAATTTTAAGCGACAGTAAATATCAATTTTCCAACTATTTTGGACCGGCTAACATTCCTACAAGTTATTTGTATTCGAGAAACAAGCAGCTAGTTAAAAAATTTAACGGCGGTACTACGGCAAAAAACATCTATTCATTTATCAATGCCAAGTAA
- a CDS encoding ABC transporter permease: MNTAFYIARRYLFAKKSTNAINIISAISMLGVMVGSAALIIILSVFNGFEEMVLKIFNSITPQIVVSPAQGKTFNPNTAYFNQLKKNEKVYSFTEVLAENALVRYGTKQTPAVVKGVSADFLKNKSLDTIMIDGTFVLENKIGQPQAVVGSALQAFLDTNPADPFEQLQIFSPKKGATGSAVNPMDDFTMLSISPAGIFEIQQDFDNLLIVPLSFARELLGEAKNVSSIEINVKPGVDAEELKTQVSKDLGSSYVVKNRIEQNQALYNVLGSEKWMVYIILTFILIIAIFNIIGSLTMLVIDKQKDISVLSSLGAGKRLIRRIFWPKA, from the coding sequence GTGAACACCGCCTTTTACATAGCTCGTAGGTATCTTTTTGCAAAGAAATCAACCAATGCCATCAACATCATCTCTGCCATTTCAATGCTGGGGGTAATGGTGGGTAGTGCGGCTTTAATCATTATCCTATCTGTGTTTAATGGTTTTGAGGAAATGGTGCTGAAAATTTTCAATAGCATTACACCACAAATTGTAGTTTCTCCGGCACAAGGTAAAACCTTTAATCCAAATACAGCCTATTTCAATCAGTTAAAGAAAAACGAAAAAGTATATTCTTTTACCGAAGTTTTGGCAGAAAATGCGCTCGTAAGGTACGGCACCAAGCAAACGCCAGCGGTAGTAAAGGGAGTGAGTGCCGATTTCCTTAAAAACAAAAGCTTAGATACCATTATGATAGATGGTACTTTTGTTTTAGAGAACAAAATAGGGCAGCCGCAAGCCGTAGTTGGTTCGGCATTACAGGCATTTTTAGATACCAATCCGGCAGATCCGTTTGAACAGCTCCAAATCTTTTCGCCAAAGAAGGGTGCTACAGGCAGCGCTGTTAATCCGATGGACGATTTTACCATGTTAAGTATCTCGCCAGCGGGAATTTTCGAGATACAACAAGATTTCGACAACCTGTTGATTGTACCTCTAAGTTTTGCAAGAGAACTACTTGGCGAGGCTAAAAATGTGTCTTCCATAGAAATAAACGTAAAGCCCGGTGTAGATGCAGAGGAATTAAAGACACAGGTGTCCAAAGATTTGGGCAGTAGCTATGTAGTAAAAAATAGAATTGAGCAAAACCAGGCATTGTACAATGTACTCGGTTCCGAAAAATGGATGGTTTATATCATCCTAACTTTTATCTTAATCATCGCAATTTTTAATATCATTGGCTCGTTAACCATGTTAGTGATAGATAAGCAGAAAGATATTTCTGTGCTGAGCAGCTTGGGAGCAGGAAAACGATTAATAAGAAGAATTTTTTGGCCGAAGGCATGA